One window from the genome of Hyphomonas neptunium ATCC 15444 encodes:
- a CDS encoding RidA family protein — protein sequence MNPTLCSALLGALLLTGCVTAPEAAPPAVPAGKTVLVPGNALYSAAVGYGDTVYLAGVIGRSETGDVSEAARQAMDAVKGNIEKAGGTMGDLLKCTIFMTDIEQYGPVNEVYADYFEADPPARTAIAVSALPFGALVEVECIAAR from the coding sequence ATGAACCCCACACTCTGTTCCGCCCTGCTGGGCGCCCTGCTGTTGACCGGATGCGTCACCGCGCCAGAGGCCGCGCCCCCGGCTGTGCCTGCGGGCAAGACAGTCCTGGTGCCCGGCAATGCACTTTACAGCGCCGCCGTCGGCTATGGCGACACGGTGTATCTGGCCGGGGTGATCGGGCGCAGCGAGACCGGGGATGTGAGCGAGGCAGCGCGCCAAGCGATGGACGCGGTGAAAGGCAATATCGAAAAGGCCGGCGGCACGATGGGCGACTTGCTGAAATGCACGATCTTCATGACCGACATTGAACAGTATGGCCCGGTCAATGAGGTGTATGCGGATTATTTCGAGGCCGATCCGCCGGCGCGGACGGCGATTGCGGTATCTGCGTTGCCGTTCGGGGCGCTGGTGGAGGTGGAGTGTATTGCGGCGCGGTAG